Genomic segment of Tindallia magadiensis:
TATTTCGTGTAACGCGATGGACCTGATCCCTATTTCCCGTAAGGCGAACTCTTATGGTTGGTTCCGGATCACCATATACTACTAAACCCGATTGGCGTATAATATTTTCATTGACTAATTTTACAGGTATATTAAGTTCTTCTCTTGTTATTCTGGGATTGATCACACTCATTACGTAAATCCATAATAAAAGTGCAAATAGGATAGAGATGATCTTTGCAGCTAAATTTTTACTAAGAAATTTACTCATCTTTACGCCTCCACTTATACTTCCAAAACTTCCATTGCTGTTTGTTTTTAATCTCAAAACTGTTATCAATATACTTTTTCAATGTGTCCACATCTAAGAAACGAGTCAGTTTTCCATTTTCAGCAATCGAAATCGCTCCTGTTTCTTCCGAAACAATCACAACAATGGCATCGGATTTTTCTGTAACCCCAAGTCCCGCACGATGACGTGTCCCTAATTCCTTATTAATGGTAGGGTTTTCTGTTAATGGTAGAAAACAGCCTGCTGCCATGATTCTATTTTTTCTAATAACCACAGCGCCATCATGTAATGGTGTATTCGGGATAAAAATATTGATTAATAAAGCTCTTGATACGGTTCCCGCAATGGGAGTTCCTGTCTCAATAACTTCATTCAACCCAGTATCTTTTTCAATAACAATTAAAGCACCTATCTTCTGTCTGGATAAAGAACCCGTTGCTTCTCCTACTTCTTCCACCAAGCGGTTTATTTCTTCATGCTCGATATCAGCTATTGATTTGGTCAAAAACTTTGTTCTGCCGATATACTCCAATGCTCTTCTTAACTCCGGCTGAAAAACAATAAGAAGTGCAATAAGTCCCACCGTCATTGTATTCCTTAAAATCCAGTTAATAACATGCAACTGAAGCCAATCGCTCATCTGCGTAGCAATTAGCAATACCAATATGCCTTTGATCAGTTGCTGGGCTCTTGTTTCACGAATGAGCATATATAATTTATAGAAGACAAAGGCAACAATTGCCATGTCAACCATATCCCATATTCCAATATTTCTTAATATATTCAATATTTCCTGCATAGCGACACCCCTGATTATGTATAAGCTTTTTTACTTATTTTATATATTATACCACTCTCGCTTTAATATGCCTATGGTGTCTTTACTCTTAATATTATAAAGTTCATTGAAAATATTTTCTTTTCAGGGTTGTATTATTATTCATTATGGTGTATTATTTATGCAAGTAGTTTCATTTTAGGAGGTTATATTATGAGCAAAGAAAAAGCAGTATTAGCGTATTCTGGAGGTTTAGATACATCTGTCATTTTAAAATGGTTGCAAACTCATTACGACTATGATGTTATCGCCGTATGTGTTGATGTCGGACAAGATGAAGATTTATCATCCGTCGATAAAAAAGCCTTGGAAACAGGTGCGATAAAATCTTACGTTATTGATGTTGCTGAAGAGTTTCTAACGGATTATGTCTACCCAACCTTAAAGGCAGGTGCCATGTACGAAGGAGAATATTTACTTGGAACATCCTTCGCTCGTCCGTTAATGGGTAAACTTCTTGTTGAAATAGCTGAAAAAGAAGGGGCTGTAGCTATTGCCCATGGTTGTACCGGCAAAGGAAATGATCAGGTACGCTTCGAAACGGCTGTAAAAGCATTAAACCCCCATCTGAAAATCATTGCCCCTTGGAGAGAATGGGAGATGAAATCCCGGGAAGATTGTATCGATTTTGCTGAAAAACACGGCATACCAATACCTGTGACAAAGAAAGATATTTATAGTCGTGATCAAAATATATGGCATTTAAGCCATGAGGGCGGTAATTTAGAAGATCCATGGAATGAACATGAGTCTGAAATTTATAAAATGACCACCCGTCCGGAAGATGCACCCGATAAAGCCACCTATGTGGTTATCGATTTTGAAGAAGGTATTCCCGTAGCTGTCGATGGAGAAAAACTTGCGCCAGTATCTCTACTAAAAAAATTAAATAAATTAGCTGGAGATAACGGTATCGGAGTCATTGATATTGTTGAGAATCGATTAGTTGGAATGAAGTCTCGAGGCATATACGAAACCCCTGGTGGAACATTAATGTATGAAGCTCATAAAATACTGGAAAAGCTGACTTTAGATCGTATGACTCAAAGTTTCAAACGAACTTTAGCCGAGCGATATTCGCAATTAGTATACGATGGACTATGGTTTACTCCTTTAAAAGAGGCAATGGATGCTTTTGTAGATGTTACGCAGAAACCAGTTACAGGAAAAGTACGGTTAAAGCTATATAAAGGTAGCTGTACAAATGCCGGTTCTTCTTCCCCTTACTCTATGTATAGCGAAGAATTTGCTACTTTTGGTGAAGATGAAGTGTATAATCAAAAAGATGCCGAAGGATTTATCAACTTATTCGCTTTACCATTAACCATCCGAGCTATTATGAATGAAAAAAGAAATAAAAAATAACACTTCCACTCCCTATATGCATATTATAGAAAAAACTCCGCCTTGTGCAGCGGAGTTTTTTCTGATATATATAACCTTATAGATACGTATTCATAAGATGTATAGATGATTTTAAGAAAGTGGTGATCTTTCATGCGA
This window contains:
- the cdaA gene encoding diadenylate cyclase CdaA — protein: MQEILNILRNIGIWDMVDMAIVAFVFYKLYMLIRETRAQQLIKGILVLLIATQMSDWLQLHVINWILRNTMTVGLIALLIVFQPELRRALEYIGRTKFLTKSIADIEHEEINRLVEEVGEATGSLSRQKIGALIVIEKDTGLNEVIETGTPIAGTVSRALLINIFIPNTPLHDGAVVIRKNRIMAAGCFLPLTENPTINKELGTRHRAGLGVTEKSDAIVVIVSEETGAISIAENGKLTRFLDVDTLKKYIDNSFEIKNKQQWKFWKYKWRRKDE
- a CDS encoding argininosuccinate synthase — translated: MSKEKAVLAYSGGLDTSVILKWLQTHYDYDVIAVCVDVGQDEDLSSVDKKALETGAIKSYVIDVAEEFLTDYVYPTLKAGAMYEGEYLLGTSFARPLMGKLLVEIAEKEGAVAIAHGCTGKGNDQVRFETAVKALNPHLKIIAPWREWEMKSREDCIDFAEKHGIPIPVTKKDIYSRDQNIWHLSHEGGNLEDPWNEHESEIYKMTTRPEDAPDKATYVVIDFEEGIPVAVDGEKLAPVSLLKKLNKLAGDNGIGVIDIVENRLVGMKSRGIYETPGGTLMYEAHKILEKLTLDRMTQSFKRTLAERYSQLVYDGLWFTPLKEAMDAFVDVTQKPVTGKVRLKLYKGSCTNAGSSSPYSMYSEEFATFGEDEVYNQKDAEGFINLFALPLTIRAIMNEKRNKK